Part of the Citrobacter sp. Marseille-Q6884 genome, AGGCTGTCTTTAAACGCCCCCGGCGCGAACTGCTCACGAAATTCATCCCAGATAATTTCTGACAGGCTGTTCCATCGCACGGCATAGCCCACCAGCTTTTTATTGCTGGCGCTCAGATCGGAGGTGCGTATTTCAAAATCTATTGTTTTCATTACTTGACTCCACAGAGGGCAAAAAGGGGCCGAAGCCCCTTAAACGTCAAATCAGGAACCGGAGCCGGAAAGCTCAAGCACCTTGATGGCGTTGGAGTCCACCACACCACCGCCCAGGTATTTATCGGTATGCACCTTGTAGAAACCAGGTTCGGTGATGTTGTCGGGGCGGGTACGCACGCCAGTAGTGTGATCCACGATAAAGTAACCGCGCTTAAAGTCCCCGACTGCCAGGAACGCTTCACCCGCAGCCGCATCAGGCATGGTTTCCAGATATTGAACCGGACGGCCAAGGAGGGTATCGGGAGAGTCAGCGACGAGACGATCACGCCAGATGTAATCCCCGTTGCCGTTTTTCAGCTTTTGCAGCGTAGCGGCAGTGTTGGAGTTCATCACCCATACGGCATTTTTACGGTATTTGGCTTTCAGCTTATACAGCAGGTCGATCAAGCCATCAGAGGAAACGGCAGCAGCTTCCATTTTCTCCAGCGTTCCGAACGGACGGGTTTTATCGCTGGTGGCCGCACGCGGATAGGACAGGAACCCTTTGGATTTTTTATCACCGTCGCCGTTAACAAAGTCGGTTTCTTCGGTAGCAGTGAAGGTGTCGGTGATTTCGGAAGACAGCCAACCCAGAATATCAACTTCGGAGAAGTCGAGAATTTCCTGAGTGGTTTTCGGGTAGGCGTAGATCGGGTTGAGTTTGATATCAACGCGCTCCATCTTCGGCGTGCTGGTTTCGGTACGTGCTTCACCTTCGGTACCGCGATTAACGGTAGTACCGCCCACAGATACCAGCTTCTGGTATTCGTTGGTTTTGGTGGTCTTCACCGTGGCGATGGAGCGCATAACGCTGTCATCCTGCAGCTGGCGCATAATCTCTTTGTCCAGCTCAGGGATAACGGTATAACCGCCATCAGCCTGCACCAGCGTGGAGAGAGAGCGAGTATCCCCAGTCATGATGTAGTGGCGCAGCTCGTCGTTGCTTACTGGCTCACCTTCGACGGAAGTACCAGGCAGATTGCGCAGATCGTCGGCGACGGCTTCAAGACGGGTGATTTCAACTTCAAGCGCATCAGCCTGGGCGCGGAGTTCGTCGAACTTTTTGCCCTCTTCTTCGTTCAGACTACGCTTCTCAGTGTCGGCTTTGTCCAGCATGGAGCGCATCCGCGTTTTGAGGGCGGCTTTCTGCTGGCGTAATTCGAGTAGTTTCTTCATGGAGTGGTTTCCGTAACAATTAACGTTGAGACGTGAAACCAGCGCTTAGGAGAGGAGGCCGTTAAATCTTTTTCTGCCTCTCGCAGGCTGTACTCGCTACAGCTTGATTTAACGGCCAGTGGCGGCTCACGTCTGAGTGCCACTCTTTAAGATATGGATCAAATTATCGATGTAAATAAGGTATTTTTACTCCGAACATCCTTGAAAGATAACACACAAATAATTTACAAAAAGCAATGGTCAAAATGATGGGGATTCACATGACAAAAGAGATTCTTGCCGTTCCGGGTGTACATCCATCCCCGTTGTACAAAAGAACCTATAAATCCGTTCAAGATATTGATGAAAAATTAACCAAGCTGATTCATAGATGGCGATTTTTCAATGCGGGACCGCCTATGAAAGTTACTGCATATGATGGAACAGAAATCTGCTATCAAGGTATGGCCTTTAAAGGTTCTCCCGTTGATGTTTTTTGGAGCGGCTTTATCGGCCCTTACATTGAAAATTACTCAGTGAATGTATTAGAGCAGACATCAGCCTTGGCAATTGAATGCCAATTTTCAATAGAGGAATCCATTGAAGAAGCTAAACGCCTATTACTTGTAATGGTTCGCAGGCTTTACCATGAAATGGCCGAGACTGATAAAATTTTAAGAGGAGATGGATTTTCCTTCCCAGAAAAGAAAGATGTCAGCGGTTACATTGAAAATATGTCCCAGAAGATAAAAGAACATGCTGAAATAGAAAAACTGAAAAAACCACATCCAAATCACAACATATTCAACATAGATACCGTAAATAGCATATATGCGCAATTTGGTACAAGTAATAGCATTAATACTCAAGAACTCAGAGAGTTCTTCACAATAATCGCGTCTTCGGGTGAAGATGAAGTTATCTCCCTCTCAAAAATACTTC contains:
- a CDS encoding phage major capsid protein — its product is MKKLLELRQQKAALKTRMRSMLDKADTEKRSLNEEEGKKFDELRAQADALEVEITRLEAVADDLRNLPGTSVEGEPVSNDELRHYIMTGDTRSLSTLVQADGGYTVIPELDKEIMRQLQDDSVMRSIATVKTTKTNEYQKLVSVGGTTVNRGTEGEARTETSTPKMERVDIKLNPIYAYPKTTQEILDFSEVDILGWLSSEITDTFTATEETDFVNGDGDKKSKGFLSYPRAATSDKTRPFGTLEKMEAAAVSSDGLIDLLYKLKAKYRKNAVWVMNSNTAATLQKLKNGNGDYIWRDRLVADSPDTLLGRPVQYLETMPDAAAGEAFLAVGDFKRGYFIVDHTTGVRTRPDNITEPGFYKVHTDKYLGGGVVDSNAIKVLELSGSGS